A region from the Mycobacterium heidelbergense genome encodes:
- a CDS encoding DHH family phosphoesterase — protein sequence MTTTDPNTELAGPSRVGTRVDALGAVELLSGAATIGVIAHVHPDADTIGAGLALALVLDGCGKRVEVSFAAPATLPESLASLPGRHLLVGPDAMRRDVDLVVTVDVPSFKRLGALGDLVEDRRLLVIDHHASNDLFGTANFVDVSADSTTMMVADILDAWGKPIDRDVAHCIYAGLTTDTGSFRWASARALRLAARLVDVGVDNAAVSRTLMDTHPFAWLPLLSRVLGSARLLPDAAGGRGLVYAVVGNQDWVSSRPEEVESIVDIVRTTQQAEVAAVFKEVDPRQWSVSMRAKADIDLATIASGFGGGGHRLAAGYSTAGSIDDAVASLRAALG from the coding sequence GTGACGACGACCGACCCGAACACTGAACTGGCCGGCCCCTCGCGGGTGGGCACACGCGTGGACGCACTCGGCGCCGTCGAACTGCTGTCGGGCGCCGCGACGATCGGGGTGATCGCCCACGTGCACCCCGACGCCGACACCATCGGCGCCGGGCTGGCCCTGGCCCTGGTGCTGGACGGCTGCGGCAAGCGCGTCGAGGTCAGTTTCGCCGCGCCGGCGACCCTGCCCGAGTCGCTGGCGTCGCTGCCCGGCCGTCACCTGCTGGTCGGCCCGGACGCGATGCGCCGCGACGTCGATCTGGTTGTGACCGTTGACGTTCCGAGTTTCAAACGGCTCGGGGCCCTGGGCGACCTGGTCGAGGACCGGCGGCTGCTGGTCATCGACCACCACGCCTCCAACGACCTGTTCGGCACCGCCAACTTCGTCGACGTGTCGGCGGATTCCACCACGATGATGGTCGCCGACATCCTCGACGCGTGGGGCAAGCCGATCGACCGCGACGTCGCGCACTGCATCTACGCCGGGCTGACCACCGACACCGGGTCGTTCCGCTGGGCCAGCGCCCGCGCCCTGCGGCTGGCCGCCCGGCTGGTCGACGTCGGCGTGGACAACGCCGCCGTCAGCCGGACCCTGATGGACACCCACCCGTTCGCGTGGCTGCCGCTGTTGTCGCGCGTGCTGGGCTCGGCGCGCCTGCTGCCCGACGCGGCCGGCGGCCGCGGGCTGGTCTACGCGGTCGTCGGGAACCAGGACTGGGTCAGTTCCCGCCCGGAGGAAGTCGAGAGCATCGTCGACATCGTGCGCACCACCCAGCAGGCCGAGGTGGCGGCGGTCTTCAAGGAGGTCGACCCGCGGCAGTGGTCGGTGTCGATGCGGGCCAAGGCCGACATTGACCTGGCGACGATCGCGTCCGGGTTCGGCGGCGGCGGGCACCGGCTGGCCGCCGGCTACTCGACCGCCGGCTCGATCGACGACGCCGTGGCGTCGCTGCGCGCGGCGCTCGGCTAG
- a CDS encoding DUF1802 family protein: MTPTATVPALKEWGAVVHALLDGRQRVLLRKGGIGEKRFEVAAREFLLFPTVAHSHAPRVRPEHRDLLQAGAADSTDDRLVVRAAAKVVAAVQVNRPENLPAIEDLHIWTAESVRADRLDFRPKHRLAALVVSVIPLVEPVPLARVPEYAGCRSWVRLPVRPRLAAPVCEAAALNEVAARVRDAVG; this comes from the coding sequence ATGACGCCGACCGCGACCGTGCCCGCGCTCAAGGAATGGGGCGCGGTCGTGCACGCGCTGCTGGACGGCCGGCAGCGCGTGCTGCTGCGCAAGGGCGGCATCGGGGAGAAGCGGTTCGAGGTCGCGGCCCGGGAGTTTCTGCTGTTCCCGACGGTCGCGCACAGCCACGCGCCGCGCGTGCGGCCCGAGCATCGCGACCTGCTGCAAGCCGGGGCCGCCGACAGCACCGACGATCGGCTGGTGGTGCGGGCCGCGGCGAAAGTTGTTGCCGCGGTGCAGGTTAACCGGCCGGAGAACCTGCCGGCGATCGAGGATCTGCACATCTGGACCGCCGAGTCGGTGCGCGCCGACCGGCTCGACTTCCGGCCCAAGCACAGGCTGGCGGCGCTGGTGGTGTCGGTGATCCCGCTGGTCGAGCCGGTGCCGCTGGCCCGCGTCCCGGAGTATGCGGGCTGCAGGAGCTGGGTGCGGCTGCCCGTGCGGCCGCGGTTGGCCGCGCCGGTATGCGAGGCCGCCGCGTTAAACGAGGTCGCCGCCCGGGTCCGCGACGCGGTCGGCTGA
- the rbfA gene encoding 30S ribosome-binding factor RbfA: MPDPARARRLAKRIFTIVASAIEFEIKDPGLDGVTIVDAKVTADLHDATVFYTVMGPTLDAEPDYAAAAAALERAKGTLRTKVGAGTGVRFTPTLTFTRDTTSDNVQRMDELLARARAADADLARVRSGARPAGEADPYRVRGGGDAFDGSTGDDDRPEH, translated from the coding sequence ATGCCTGACCCCGCCCGGGCGCGCCGGCTGGCGAAGCGGATCTTCACGATCGTCGCCTCGGCGATCGAATTCGAGATCAAGGATCCCGGGCTGGACGGGGTGACCATCGTCGACGCGAAGGTGACCGCCGACCTGCACGACGCGACCGTGTTCTACACGGTGATGGGGCCCACGCTGGACGCCGAGCCCGATTACGCCGCCGCCGCGGCGGCGCTGGAGCGGGCCAAGGGCACGCTGCGCACCAAGGTCGGGGCCGGCACCGGCGTCCGCTTCACTCCCACGCTGACGTTCACCCGGGACACCACGTCCGACAACGTGCAGCGGATGGACGAGCTGCTCGCCCGCGCCCGCGCCGCCGACGCCGACCTGGCGCGGGTTCGCTCGGGCGCCAGGCCGGCCGGGGAGGCCGATCCGTATCGTGTCAGGGGGGGCGGGGACGCGTTCGACGGGAGCACCGGTGACGACGACCGACCCGAACACTGA